The Flavobacterium psychrophilum genome includes a region encoding these proteins:
- a CDS encoding TonB-dependent receptor encodes MKLKFLCMLLLGSIMTMTAQNQGSITGKVIDNTTKEALPYVSIVVKENGTVIGGGITEDNGTFTVKNIPLKSVAVEIQFMGYKTQNLTAALSDAAKSVNLGTIAIKEEATTLDEVSIVKEVSTIEQKLDRKVITVGRDLTTAGGTASEIMNNIPSVNVDQDGNISLRGNTNVRVLVDGRPTNLDPAQLLKQIPSTSIKKIELITNPSAKYNPEGMSGIINIVLHKNANDGFNGSFNAGITFGETPKVNNSVDMNYRTGKINFFGTAGSNSGKYFNDGFVNRLDIDSNQLIDVINDNESVLGKFGMDYYINDNNTLSAYTNQNYGSGKASIGANILYGPGENTPNISQLSLIDSDNHNNSYNLAFKHKFEKEGHTLDFEGNYNDSKDTQYVDYTTTTGNAAAVLYNDDVIDKRQNTTLNLDYVNPLSEKSTLELGAEARLIRSDNAYNSSNPLIPADQQNVGYTYDQDIYSAYATFGQKFEKFSYQLGARFESYKVNANYNGSTAFKDDYITVYPSAYLTYSLNEKNMLQFSYSRRVDRPSLDQTKPIREFATPLVTSLGNPELKPQFTNSVEINYTRMFGQGSSITGGVFYRLINDEISRVLYPNESTENTQDQIMSYSNFNHNNAFGFEISANYKIAKWLDIQPAIDFSSISQKGVVNIEQADDTFVTEIKSITANAFNARLNSNFKINNRFSLNLFGFYRGPVNGVQNNSKDMYKIDSGARYTLLDNKMTLSVRFSDMFKTMRYGFDSRNPFPQEGEFRWESRTVYFGINYMFGGGKNRAMARKQREDNTKQSSGGMF; translated from the coding sequence ATGAAATTGAAATTTTTGTGCATGCTTCTTCTCGGGAGCATCATGACAATGACTGCCCAAAACCAAGGCAGCATTACCGGAAAAGTAATCGATAATACGACTAAAGAGGCGCTGCCTTACGTGAGTATTGTAGTAAAGGAAAACGGCACTGTTATAGGTGGCGGCATTACCGAAGACAACGGAACATTTACCGTTAAGAACATTCCACTTAAAAGTGTAGCTGTAGAAATCCAGTTTATGGGTTACAAAACCCAAAACCTTACCGCAGCGTTAAGCGATGCAGCAAAGTCGGTAAACCTTGGCACTATTGCCATTAAGGAAGAAGCTACCACTCTGGACGAAGTAAGTATCGTTAAAGAAGTAAGCACTATAGAACAGAAACTTGACCGTAAAGTAATTACTGTTGGGCGTGATCTTACTACTGCAGGCGGAACAGCTTCGGAAATTATGAATAACATACCATCGGTGAATGTAGACCAGGATGGCAATATCTCTTTGCGAGGCAATACTAATGTAAGGGTATTGGTAGATGGAAGGCCTACAAACCTTGACCCTGCACAGCTGTTAAAGCAAATACCTTCTACATCTATAAAAAAGATTGAGCTTATCACTAACCCTAGTGCAAAGTACAATCCCGAAGGTATGAGCGGTATTATTAATATCGTCCTTCATAAAAACGCTAACGATGGCTTTAACGGTAGCTTTAATGCAGGTATCACTTTTGGTGAAACGCCTAAAGTAAACAACTCGGTAGATATGAACTACCGTACCGGTAAGATCAACTTTTTTGGTACAGCAGGAAGCAACTCCGGTAAGTACTTTAATGACGGGTTTGTAAACCGTCTGGATATCGACTCTAACCAGCTAATTGATGTTATCAACGATAACGAAAGTGTACTTGGTAAATTTGGTATGGATTATTATATCAACGACAATAATACATTATCGGCATATACCAACCAGAACTACGGAAGTGGAAAAGCAAGCATTGGAGCCAACATTTTATATGGACCGGGAGAAAACACCCCCAACATTTCGCAGCTATCACTAATTGACAGCGACAACCATAATAACTCATACAACCTTGCATTCAAGCATAAATTTGAAAAAGAAGGCCATACGCTTGATTTTGAAGGAAATTACAACGACTCAAAAGATACTCAGTATGTAGACTATACCACTACAACAGGTAATGCTGCAGCTGTATTGTATAATGATGATGTTATAGATAAACGTCAGAACACAACTTTAAACCTTGACTACGTTAACCCGTTAAGTGAAAAATCAACTTTAGAGTTAGGTGCAGAAGCAAGGCTTATACGTTCTGATAATGCATATAATTCTTCGAACCCGCTTATCCCGGCTGATCAGCAAAATGTAGGCTACACCTACGATCAGGATATTTATTCGGCGTATGCAACTTTCGGGCAGAAGTTTGAGAAGTTCAGCTACCAGTTAGGTGCGCGTTTTGAAAGCTACAAGGTTAATGCAAATTATAACGGAAGTACAGCTTTTAAAGATGACTATATTACCGTTTATCCTTCTGCTTACTTAACGTACAGCCTTAACGAAAAGAATATGCTTCAGTTCAGTTATAGCCGCCGTGTAGACAGGCCAAGCCTTGACCAGACAAAACCAATAAGGGAATTTGCTACACCGCTTGTAACCTCTTTGGGTAACCCGGAACTGAAACCACAATTCACCAACTCTGTAGAGATCAATTACACAAGAATGTTCGGACAGGGATCCTCTATTACAGGAGGTGTTTTTTACAGACTGATAAACGACGAGATCAGCAGGGTTTTATATCCTAACGAAAGTACAGAAAACACGCAGGACCAGATAATGAGTTACAGCAATTTTAACCACAACAATGCTTTTGGTTTTGAAATATCTGCTAACTATAAAATAGCAAAATGGCTTGACATTCAGCCGGCTATTGATTTCTCGAGTATATCACAAAAAGGGGTTGTAAACATTGAACAGGCAGACGACACATTTGTAACCGAAATTAAAAGCATTACCGCTAATGCATTCAATGCAAGGCTAAACAGTAATTTCAAAATCAACAACCGCTTTAGCCTTAACCTTTTCGGCTTCTATAGAGGTCCTGTAAACGGTGTTCAGAACAACTCGAAGGACATGTATAAAATTGACAGTGGCGCACGTTATACGTTACTTGACAACAAAATGACACTTAGCGTTCGCTTTAGCGATATGTTTAAAACCATGCGTTACGGGTTTGATTCAAGAAATCCTTTTCCTCAGGAGGGCGAATTCAGATGGGAAAGCCGCACTGTGTACTTTGGCATCAACTATATGTTTGGTGGCGGTAAAAACAGGGCAATGGCACGTAAACAACGCGAAGACAATACAAAACAAAGCAGCGGCGGAATGTTCTAG
- a CDS encoding arginyl-tRNA synthetase, whose translation MSISKILTFQIEKAIDALFGVTVEKIELQATRKEFEGDVTMVIFPLLKVIKGSNPAELGGKIGQYLVDNTVAVEKFNVVGGFLNLVIADAYYINYFNEIKNDDKFAYPAPAENGKAVMVEYASPNTNKPLHLGHVRNVLLGYSVANIIEASGKKVYKTQVINDRGIHICKSMLAYEKFGHNETPESANIKGDKLAGNYYVEFDKAYKKEISQLMEAGATEEEAKKKAPILLEAQDMLRKWEAGDAEVMALWNKMNAWVYKGFEETYTNIGVKFDQNYYESNTYLLGKDVVADGLEKGVFEKDPDGSVWIDLTSDGLDRKIVLRSDGTSVYITQDIGTAIQRVKDFPDVGGMVYTVGNEQDYHFKVLFLILKKLGFDWAQHLYHLSYGMVDLPSGKMKSREGTVVDADDLMAEMTATAKSISEELGKLEGYSDEEKGKLYETIGLGALKYQMLRVDPKKRILFDPNESIDFNGDSGPFIQMSYVRTRAILRKADFDLERNITTVPLHAKEKDLIKQVELFGTVVQNAAQLYSPAIIANYAYDLAKEFSSYYQVVSILGEEDMDTKVFRVQLSKKVGETIKAAFGLLGINMPERM comes from the coding sequence ATGTCAATATCAAAAATCCTTACTTTCCAGATAGAAAAAGCTATAGATGCTTTGTTCGGCGTAACTGTAGAAAAAATAGAACTACAGGCTACACGGAAAGAATTTGAGGGCGATGTTACTATGGTTATTTTTCCGCTTCTTAAAGTTATAAAGGGTAGCAACCCTGCCGAACTTGGTGGTAAAATAGGGCAGTACCTTGTAGATAATACAGTAGCGGTAGAGAAGTTTAACGTGGTGGGAGGTTTCCTTAACCTTGTTATTGCCGATGCTTACTACATCAACTATTTTAATGAGATTAAAAACGATGACAAATTTGCCTATCCGGCACCTGCCGAAAATGGTAAAGCTGTTATGGTAGAATATGCATCGCCAAATACAAACAAACCGCTTCACTTAGGCCACGTGCGTAATGTGCTGTTAGGATATTCTGTAGCAAATATTATCGAGGCATCGGGTAAAAAAGTATACAAAACCCAGGTTATTAACGACAGGGGTATACACATATGTAAGTCGATGCTTGCTTACGAGAAATTCGGACATAATGAAACTCCGGAAAGTGCCAACATTAAAGGCGATAAGCTTGCGGGAAACTACTATGTAGAATTTGATAAGGCTTACAAAAAAGAAATAAGCCAGCTGATGGAAGCAGGCGCTACCGAAGAAGAAGCAAAGAAGAAAGCTCCGATTTTACTTGAAGCACAGGATATGCTTCGTAAATGGGAGGCGGGTGATGCAGAGGTAATGGCACTTTGGAACAAAATGAATGCGTGGGTATACAAAGGTTTCGAAGAAACGTATACCAACATTGGTGTGAAATTTGACCAGAATTATTACGAAAGCAATACATACCTTTTAGGTAAAGATGTTGTTGCTGATGGACTTGAGAAAGGCGTTTTTGAAAAAGATCCTGATGGTTCGGTTTGGATCGATTTAACGTCTGATGGATTAGACCGTAAGATCGTTTTGCGTTCTGACGGTACATCGGTATATATAACACAGGATATCGGTACGGCTATTCAGCGTGTTAAAGATTTTCCTGATGTTGGCGGTATGGTGTATACTGTTGGTAATGAACAGGATTATCATTTTAAAGTGCTTTTCCTTATCCTTAAGAAATTAGGGTTCGACTGGGCACAGCACCTGTACCACCTGTCTTACGGAATGGTTGACCTTCCGTCAGGAAAAATGAAAAGCCGTGAAGGTACTGTTGTAGATGCAGATGACCTTATGGCTGAAATGACCGCTACTGCAAAAAGCATTTCTGAAGAATTAGGTAAGCTGGAAGGCTACTCTGATGAAGAGAAAGGCAAATTATATGAAACTATTGGCCTTGGCGCCCTTAAATATCAAATGCTTAGGGTAGATCCTAAGAAACGTATCTTGTTTGATCCTAATGAGTCTATCGACTTTAACGGAGATTCGGGTCCGTTCATTCAAATGTCGTATGTAAGGACAAGGGCAATTTTGCGTAAAGCAGACTTCGATCTTGAACGTAACATCACCACAGTACCGTTGCATGCTAAAGAAAAAGACCTTATTAAACAGGTTGAGTTATTTGGTACTGTAGTGCAAAATGCTGCACAATTGTACAGTCCGGCTATCATTGCCAATTATGCCTACGACCTTGCTAAAGAATTCAGCTCTTACTACCAGGTAGTTTCTATACTTGGCGAAGAAGATATGGATACTAAAGTATTTAGGGTACAGCTTTCTAAAAAAGTAGGTGAAACCATTAAAGCGGCTTTCGGCCTGCTGGGCATCAATATGCCCGAGCGCATGTAA
- a CDS encoding peptidoglycan-binding protein, protein MHNKLVAFFLLLLCYSATAQVDSTEVDIDSVFVDMVATDTTEIVTGKNIITNTSSMKLFFYKLQQLDIEKKGRINIVHIGDSHIQADLMTGVVRKKLQERFGNAGNGFTFPHSLARTNGGHYVRFNSNASWQTRRNIYSPEDGMNVGLSGIALKTRENFVVELNVRDSSYDFNTIKIITPKNKPAFDLATSSKTIVLESTVPKKITHKIKNGEVLGSIANKYDVSITQLKKANGLKSDNIRAGRILKIPTSQMQKKEIKRSEFIPLQLTADALTYNYHSDKALDKMYLLPNKEYKEYTLSGLILEKDDSGIVYHSIGVNGAKCSDYNKYPLFFEQLPALQPDLVIISLGTNESFDKMGTPTYKDQLNTFIENVKAKNPDAAILVMTPPPSLFRRKYPNTFAADYAKGILGQEVEKNYATWDLFSEMGGLFSVNRNASQGLMSTDRVHYSKDGYEKQGMLFSASLLNAYDNFKLNNGN, encoded by the coding sequence ATGCACAATAAGCTCGTTGCCTTTTTTTTACTGCTGTTGTGCTATTCCGCTACAGCCCAGGTTGATTCTACCGAAGTAGATATCGACTCTGTGTTTGTAGATATGGTTGCCACAGATACTACCGAGATTGTTACCGGTAAAAATATTATTACCAACACTTCTTCAATGAAACTGTTTTTCTACAAGCTGCAACAGCTGGATATAGAAAAAAAGGGCAGGATAAATATCGTTCACATTGGCGATTCTCATATTCAGGCCGATTTAATGACAGGTGTTGTCCGTAAAAAATTACAGGAGCGTTTTGGTAATGCAGGTAACGGATTTACGTTTCCGCACAGTCTTGCCAGGACAAACGGTGGGCATTATGTGCGTTTTAATTCTAACGCCTCATGGCAAACCCGACGAAATATATATTCACCCGAGGATGGAATGAATGTAGGTCTTAGTGGTATTGCACTTAAAACACGTGAAAATTTCGTTGTCGAACTAAATGTACGTGACAGCTCTTATGATTTTAATACCATAAAAATAATCACGCCAAAAAATAAGCCCGCTTTCGACTTGGCTACAAGTTCTAAGACTATTGTTTTAGAGTCTACAGTACCCAAAAAGATAACGCACAAAATTAAAAATGGTGAGGTGTTAGGGAGCATTGCAAACAAATATGATGTTAGTATTACCCAGTTAAAAAAAGCAAATGGGTTAAAAAGTGATAACATCAGGGCGGGAAGGATATTAAAGATCCCTACCAGCCAGATGCAGAAAAAAGAAATTAAACGGTCGGAGTTTATTCCACTGCAGCTAACGGCTGATGCATTAACGTATAACTATCATAGCGATAAGGCTCTGGATAAAATGTACCTGCTTCCAAATAAAGAGTATAAAGAATATACGCTTAGTGGATTAATATTGGAAAAAGATGATTCGGGCATTGTGTACCACAGCATAGGAGTGAACGGAGCTAAATGTTCTGACTATAATAAATATCCTTTGTTCTTTGAACAGCTTCCGGCGCTTCAGCCAGATTTGGTTATTATATCATTAGGAACTAACGAGTCATTCGATAAAATGGGCACGCCTACTTATAAAGACCAGCTTAACACTTTTATAGAGAATGTAAAGGCTAAGAACCCGGATGCGGCTATATTAGTAATGACGCCGCCACCATCATTATTCAGGAGAAAATACCCAAACACTTTTGCAGCAGACTATGCTAAAGGAATTTTAGGGCAGGAAGTAGAAAAAAATTATGCTACCTGGGATTTGTTTTCTGAAATGGGTGGGCTTTTTAGTGTAAACAGAAATGCTTCGCAGGGATTAATGAGTACCGACAGAGTACATTATTCTAAAGATGGATATGAGAAACAGGGAATGCTTTTTAGTGCATCTCTGCTAAATGCATACGACAATTTTAAACTTAATAACGGAAACTAA
- a CDS encoding alginate O-acetyltransferase: MQFTDIVPQITVQDLQEWFFYNPKEPMLFNTAKFLRLFLIFYFVYVLVRNTFKPRIYITAAFSIYFYFLCSGPLFVFLLISSVVDYTLGYFLYREESTVKRKIYLWFSVIINLGLLGYFKYANFLIGTYNDVSGMHFDFYKVILPVGISFYTFQSISYIIEIYRKEIAPTKTYMEYLFFVSFFPQLVAGPIVRAKDFLPQIYAKLNVTKEEIGYALFLIIGGLIKKTVISDYISINFVDRVFDLPNAYTPFENLMAIYGYTIQIYCDFSGYSDMAIGIALLLGFKLPTNFRTPYKSSSITEFWRRWHISLSTWLKDFLYISVGGNRNGTFAGFLFPALFFLGLIVWGATYGPTSNVPLILGVGSLVVFTLTFVLSKEKDRTMFTNVNLMTTMLLGGLWHGASLRFIIWGALHGMALAVHRLFSEYFPTKKDAPQTGAKRVWTFISVLLTFHFVAFCWLFFRAKDFTVALDVINNISKVTFNPEQWQTIIMGYKNVFILMLVGYVWHFLPDSFSTTLRTAFDKTPLIIKGLVLGLIYWLVYAAASAGPQPFIYFQF, from the coding sequence ATGCAGTTTACAGATATAGTGCCGCAAATTACGGTTCAGGATCTACAGGAATGGTTTTTTTACAATCCTAAAGAGCCTATGCTATTTAATACCGCAAAGTTTCTCAGGCTGTTCCTGATATTTTACTTTGTGTATGTGTTAGTTAGAAATACATTTAAGCCGAGGATTTATATTACGGCTGCATTCTCCATTTACTTTTATTTTCTGTGTAGTGGGCCGCTGTTTGTGTTCCTGCTAATCTCATCCGTGGTAGATTATACACTGGGTTACTTTCTTTACCGTGAAGAAAGTACAGTAAAGCGTAAAATATATCTATGGTTTAGTGTTATCATAAACCTTGGTTTACTGGGGTATTTTAAATATGCTAATTTCCTTATAGGTACGTATAATGATGTTTCGGGAATGCACTTTGATTTCTATAAGGTTATACTGCCCGTAGGTATATCGTTCTATACATTCCAATCTATAAGTTATATTATAGAGATCTATCGTAAAGAGATAGCACCAACCAAAACCTACATGGAGTATTTATTCTTCGTGTCGTTCTTCCCTCAGCTTGTGGCGGGGCCTATTGTCAGGGCAAAAGATTTCCTGCCCCAGATCTATGCAAAACTGAATGTTACAAAAGAGGAGATAGGTTATGCTTTGTTCCTTATAATTGGCGGTTTAATTAAAAAAACAGTTATATCAGATTATATATCGATCAACTTTGTCGACAGAGTATTTGATCTGCCGAATGCTTACACACCATTTGAGAACCTTATGGCTATCTATGGGTATACGATACAGATATATTGCGATTTCTCAGGATATAGTGATATGGCAATAGGTATTGCGTTGTTACTGGGCTTTAAGCTGCCAACTAACTTCCGTACGCCATACAAGTCATCATCTATTACAGAGTTCTGGAGACGATGGCATATATCGCTTTCTACCTGGCTAAAAGATTTCTTATACATATCTGTAGGGGGTAACCGTAACGGAACCTTTGCCGGTTTCCTGTTCCCTGCTTTGTTCTTCCTGGGTCTTATAGTTTGGGGAGCAACTTACGGGCCAACCAGTAATGTGCCTCTAATTTTAGGTGTTGGTTCGCTGGTAGTATTTACGCTTACATTTGTACTTTCTAAAGAAAAAGACAGGACTATGTTTACCAATGTAAACCTTATGACAACTATGTTGTTGGGTGGATTGTGGCATGGAGCGAGCCTTCGCTTTATTATATGGGGTGCTTTGCATGGTATGGCGTTAGCGGTACACAGGTTATTTTCAGAATACTTCCCTACAAAAAAAGATGCTCCCCAAACCGGGGCAAAAAGAGTATGGACTTTTATATCTGTACTGCTTACTTTCCACTTTGTAGCTTTCTGTTGGCTGTTCTTCCGAGCGAAAGATTTTACAGTAGCACTCGATGTTATTAACAATATAAGTAAGGTAACATTTAACCCTGAGCAATGGCAAACCATCATAATGGGGTATAAAAATGTATTTATACTTATGCTAGTTGGTTATGTATGGCATTTTCTTCCTGATAGCTTTTCTACTACTCTTAGAACAGCCTTTGATAAGACACCTTTAATTATTAAAGGGTTGGTGTTAGGCCTTATTTACTGGTTAGTTTACGCTGCTGCATCTGCTGGGCCACAGCCATTTATTTATTTCCAGTTTTAA
- a CDS encoding RNA polymerase subunit sigma-70 codes for MKDNSLTGICEEIIFSNFFKSHAKSLRNYLYYKFGNEEQAEDVTQEAFIKLWENCASVPLEKAKSFLYTVANNTTLNQIAHQKVVLEYNKKSPANNTDSQSPEFLMEEEQFKTKLQKSIANLTEAQRTAFLLHRIDGKKYHEIAEILGISVKAVEKRLHGALLELRKEIENLR; via the coding sequence ATGAAAGACAATTCGCTTACAGGAATTTGTGAAGAGATCATTTTCTCGAACTTTTTTAAAAGCCACGCAAAGTCGCTACGTAATTACCTTTATTATAAATTTGGTAATGAAGAGCAGGCCGAAGACGTTACTCAGGAGGCTTTCATAAAGCTTTGGGAAAACTGCGCCAGCGTTCCGCTTGAGAAAGCAAAATCGTTTCTTTACACGGTTGCTAATAATACCACCCTCAACCAGATTGCCCACCAGAAAGTAGTTTTAGAATACAATAAAAAAAGCCCTGCAAACAACACCGATTCCCAGAGCCCGGAATTTCTTATGGAAGAAGAGCAGTTTAAAACCAAACTACAAAAATCCATTGCAAACCTTACCGAAGCTCAGCGTACCGCTTTTCTTTTACACCGTATAGATGGTAAGAAGTACCATGAAATTGCCGAAATATTAGGTATTAGCGTAAAGGCTGTTGAAAAACGACTGCATGGCGCCTTATTGGAATTAAGAAAAGAAATTGAAAATTTAAGGTAG
- a CDS encoding signal recognition particle, with product MFDNLSEKLDKAFHILKGHGKITEVNVADTLKEVRRALLDADVNFKIAKDFTTKVKEKAIGENVLTTLQPGQLMVKLVKDELTELMGGDAAGINLSGNPSIILMSGLQGSGKTTFSGKLANFLKTKKNKKPLLVACDIYRPAAINQLHVVGEQIGVEVYSEEGNKNAVEIAQNAIKHAKANGFNVVIVDTAGRLAVDEEMMNEIANVHKAIEPHETLFVVDAMTGQDAVNTAKAFNDRLNFDGVILTKLDGDTRGGAAISIKSVVNKPIKFIGTGEKMEAIDVFYPNRMADRILGMGDVVSLVERAQEQYDEEEARKLQKKIAKNEFGFDDFLSQIQQVKKMGNMKDLVGMIPGAGKALKDVEIEDDAFKHIEAIIHSMTPVERSKPAVIDAKRKNRIAKGSGTSIQQVNQLLKQFDQMSKMMKMMQGGAGKNLMRMMGGMKGMKP from the coding sequence ATGTTCGATAATTTAAGCGAAAAATTAGATAAAGCCTTTCATATACTTAAAGGTCACGGAAAGATAACCGAGGTAAATGTTGCCGACACTCTTAAAGAGGTGCGCAGGGCGTTACTTGATGCCGACGTTAACTTTAAGATAGCTAAAGATTTTACTACCAAAGTAAAAGAAAAAGCTATTGGCGAAAATGTATTAACTACATTACAGCCGGGCCAGTTAATGGTAAAGCTTGTTAAAGATGAGCTTACCGAACTTATGGGTGGAGATGCTGCAGGTATTAACCTTTCGGGCAACCCTTCCATCATACTAATGTCGGGTCTTCAGGGTTCAGGTAAAACTACTTTCTCAGGAAAGCTGGCTAATTTCCTTAAAACCAAAAAGAATAAAAAACCATTACTTGTAGCGTGTGATATTTACCGTCCGGCGGCTATCAACCAGCTTCATGTAGTAGGTGAGCAGATAGGGGTAGAAGTATACTCTGAAGAAGGCAACAAAAATGCTGTTGAAATCGCCCAAAATGCAATTAAGCATGCTAAAGCAAACGGATTCAATGTGGTTATCGTGGATACCGCCGGACGTCTTGCTGTAGATGAAGAAATGATGAACGAGATCGCTAACGTTCATAAAGCTATAGAGCCGCACGAAACATTGTTTGTGGTAGATGCCATGACAGGTCAGGATGCGGTAAACACAGCCAAAGCGTTTAACGACAGGCTGAATTTTGATGGTGTTATACTTACTAAATTAGATGGTGATACACGTGGTGGTGCCGCCATCTCAATTAAATCGGTAGTAAACAAGCCTATCAAATTTATTGGTACGGGTGAGAAAATGGAAGCTATTGATGTTTTCTATCCAAACCGTATGGCAGACCGTATTCTTGGTATGGGTGACGTTGTGTCGCTTGTGGAAAGAGCACAGGAGCAGTATGACGAAGAAGAAGCGAGAAAGCTACAAAAGAAGATCGCTAAAAACGAATTTGGTTTTGACGATTTCCTTTCGCAGATACAGCAGGTTAAAAAAATGGGTAACATGAAAGATCTTGTGGGGATGATTCCGGGTGCCGGAAAAGCCCTTAAAGATGTTGAAATTGAAGATGATGCCTTTAAACATATCGAAGCTATTATACATTCCATGACTCCGGTAGAGCGCAGCAAGCCGGCAGTTATTGATGCCAAAAGGAAAAACAGGATTGCAAAAGGATCGGGTACCTCTATACAGCAGGTAAACCAGTTGCTAAAACAGTTTGACCAGATGAGCAAAATGATGAAGATGATGCAGGGTGGCGCAGGCAAAAACCTGATGAGGATGATGGGCGGAATGAAAGGAATGAAGCCTTAA
- a CDS encoding 5,10-methylene-tetrahydrofolate cyclohydrolase (catalyzes the formation of 5,10-methenyltetrahydrofolate from 5,10-methylenetetrahydrofolate and subsequent formation of 10-formyltetrahydrofolate from 5,10-methenyltetrahydrofolate), with translation MQLLDGKKVSEDIKNEIAEVVTKMKQNGEKVPHLAAVIVGNDGASLTYVGSKVKACERVGFESTLIKLPSTISELELLQKIEELNQDANIDGFIVQLPLPKQIDDQKVLMAIDPSKDVDGFHPENFGKMALDMTTFIPATPFGILELLERYNVETAGKHTVVIGRSHIVGRPMSILMGRKGFPGNSTVTLTHSHTKNIAQITTQADIIITALGVPNYLKAEMVKDDVVIIDVGITRVADETNPKGYVITGDVDFDNVSKKASFITPVPGGVGPMTIAMLLKNTLLARELKREKK, from the coding sequence ATGCAATTACTCGACGGAAAAAAGGTTTCGGAAGACATTAAAAATGAAATTGCCGAAGTTGTAACGAAAATGAAGCAGAATGGCGAGAAGGTGCCTCACCTTGCAGCTGTGATTGTAGGTAACGACGGTGCCAGCCTTACTTATGTAGGCAGCAAAGTTAAGGCCTGCGAACGTGTAGGGTTTGAGTCTACACTTATAAAACTGCCAAGCACTATATCTGAGCTTGAGCTATTACAAAAAATTGAAGAACTTAACCAGGATGCTAACATCGATGGTTTTATAGTACAGCTTCCGTTACCAAAACAGATTGACGACCAAAAAGTGCTTATGGCGATAGACCCAAGCAAAGATGTTGACGGTTTTCACCCTGAGAACTTTGGTAAAATGGCGCTGGATATGACAACGTTTATTCCGGCTACTCCATTTGGTATCCTTGAATTATTAGAGCGTTATAACGTAGAAACTGCCGGAAAACATACTGTAGTTATTGGCCGTAGCCATATTGTAGGCCGCCCAATGAGTATCCTTATGGGACGTAAAGGTTTTCCTGGTAACTCAACGGTTACGTTAACGCACAGCCATACTAAAAACATTGCACAGATAACTACGCAGGCCGATATTATTATCACAGCTTTAGGTGTGCCTAATTACCTTAAAGCAGAAATGGTTAAGGACGATGTTGTGATTATAGACGTGGGTATTACACGTGTTGCCGATGAAACGAACCCTAAAGGATATGTTATTACCGGTGACGTTGATTTTGATAATGTAAGCAAAAAAGCATCTTTCATTACTCCGGTTCCGGGTGGTGTTGGGCCAATGACAATTGCTATGCTATTAAAAAACACACTTCTTGCAAGAGAACTTAAGAGAGAGAAGAAATAA